The following are encoded in a window of Echeneis naucrates chromosome 19, fEcheNa1.1, whole genome shotgun sequence genomic DNA:
- the rfng gene encoding beta-1,3-N-acetylglucosaminyltransferase radical fringe: MHIAPVGLSKFCFLFSLTFCGLLLLLLPTLKPPAHQLDLPQPRPQIRVAQKDLSHHTRPPLLSVHAGETVLAKELSRSSADKEEYTNTAVIRNDEREGDSNQQNTEPLIGVKVGDGLSGSKSHDLLELKDIFIAVKTTRKYHKSRLELLIQTWVSKAKEQTYMFTDGEDKDLEKRTGANIINTNCSAAHTRQALCCKMSVEYDKFIESQKKWFCHVDDDNYVILPSLLLLLSPYHHSQDVYLGRPSLDHPIEAAEKVKSDGSVSVKFWFATGGAGFCISRGLALKMSPWASLGNFISTAEKIRLPDDCTIGYIIEALLEVTLTHTPLFHSHLENLQKLPTDSVLEQVTLSYGGFENRRNVISIVGGFSLAEDPTRFKTVHCLLYPNTDWCPKLKDHHKN, translated from the exons ATGCACATAGCTCCAGTGGGTCTCAGTAagttctgcttcctgttttctctcacatTCTGTGGCcttctgcttctgctcctccCAACCCTGAAGCCGCCAGCTCACCAGTTGGACCTGCCTCAGCCACGACCCCAAATCAGAGTTGCACAAAAGGATCTGTCACACCACACCAGGCCTCCACTACTGTCTGTCCATGCTGGGGAAACTGTTTTGGCCAAAGAACTTAGTAGGAGTTCAGCTGACAAGGAGGAATATACCAACACTGCAGTTATCAGGAATGATGAGAGGGAAGGGGACTCTAACCAACAAAACACAGAACCTCTCATTGGAGTGAAGGTTGGTGATGGTCTTTCAGGGTCTAAGTCCCATGACCTACTAGAGTTGAAGGACATTTTTATTGCTGTCAAGACTACCAGGAAATAccacaagtctagactggagCTGTTGATTCAGACCTGGGTTTCCAAAGCTAAAGAACAG ACTTATATGTTCACTGATGGTGAGGACAAGGACCTTGAGAAAAGAACAG GAGCTAACATCATCAATACCAACTGTTCAGCAGCTCACACCAGACAGGCTCTGTGCTGCAAGATGTCTGTGGAGTATGATAAATTCATCGAGTCACAGAAAAA GTGGTTCTGTCATGTGGATGATGACAATTATGTAATTCTGCCCAGCTTGCTACTGTTACTATCCCCTTACCATCACAGCCAAGATGTTTACCTGGGTCGGCCCAGTCTGGATCACCCTATTGAAGCTGCTGAGAAAGTCAAGAGTGACGGCTCA GTATCTGTCAAGTTCTGGTTTGCCACAGGAGGAGCAGGTTTCTGTATCAGCAGAGGTCTGGCTTTGAAAATGAGCCCATGGGCCAG TTTGGGGAATTTCATCAGCACAGCAGAGAAGATTCGACTCCCAGATGACTGCACCATCGGCTATATCATTGAAGCGCTGCTGGAGGTcaccctaacacacacacccctcttCCATTCTCACCTCGAAAACCTTCAGAAGCTGCCTACTGATTCTGTTTTGGAGCAG GTGACTCTCAGCTATGGAGGctttgaaaacagaagaaatgtcATCAGCATCGTTGGAGGGTTCTCCCTGGCTGAAGACCCCACAAg GTTTAAGACAGTCCACTGCCTCCTGTACCCAAATACTGACTGGTGTCCAAAGCTCAAAGATCATCACAAAAACTGA